A single window of Pseudarthrobacter defluvii DNA harbors:
- a CDS encoding CoA-acylating methylmalonate-semialdehyde dehydrogenase, translating to MTATTTETITINHFINGAETAGEGDRTTNVYNPATGAVTGELRLANRADLDTAVAAARKAADTWGDISLAKRTAVLFKFRELVAAHVDDLAQLVTAEHGKVLSDAKGEIGRGLEVVEFACGVPTLLKGDYSDQVSTGIDVFSFREPLGVVAGITPFNFPVMVPLWMAPMAIATGNAFILKPSERDPSASLLLAKLWKEAGLPDGVFQVLHGDKETVDGLLTHPDVDGISFVGSTPIAQYVHETATKHGKRVQALGGAKNHAIILPDADLDNAADHLAAAAFGSAGERCMAISVAVAVGDAADLLVKKVEERALAVKVNNGTEPDAEMGPVITPASKERIVRIVTEAETAGAAMVVDGRDLVVPGHEDGFWVGPTVLDHVKTEMSAYTEEIFGPVLVVVRVDTLEDGITLINANPYGNGTAIFTSSGAAARKFQRSVTVGMIGINVPLPVPVAYHSFGGWKASLFGDKHIYGPEGVSFYTRGKVVTSRWPETHHASGASYNFPSN from the coding sequence ATGACTGCCACCACCACTGAGACCATCACCATCAACCACTTCATCAACGGCGCCGAGACCGCCGGCGAGGGCGACCGCACCACGAATGTGTACAACCCGGCCACCGGGGCCGTGACCGGCGAGCTGCGCCTGGCCAACCGGGCCGACCTGGACACCGCCGTCGCTGCCGCCCGCAAGGCCGCCGATACCTGGGGCGACATCTCCCTGGCCAAGCGCACCGCCGTGCTGTTCAAGTTCCGCGAACTCGTAGCCGCCCACGTGGACGACCTCGCCCAGCTGGTCACGGCCGAGCACGGCAAGGTCCTCTCAGACGCCAAGGGCGAGATCGGCCGCGGCCTGGAGGTCGTGGAGTTCGCCTGTGGCGTCCCCACCCTGCTCAAGGGCGACTACTCGGACCAGGTCTCCACCGGCATCGACGTCTTCTCCTTCCGCGAACCGCTGGGCGTCGTCGCGGGGATCACGCCGTTCAACTTCCCCGTCATGGTGCCGCTGTGGATGGCACCCATGGCCATTGCCACCGGTAACGCGTTCATCCTCAAGCCCTCCGAACGCGACCCTTCCGCTTCCCTGCTGCTCGCCAAGCTCTGGAAGGAAGCTGGCCTGCCCGACGGCGTGTTCCAGGTCCTGCACGGCGACAAGGAAACCGTCGACGGGCTGCTCACCCACCCGGACGTGGACGGCATCTCCTTCGTTGGTTCCACCCCGATCGCCCAGTACGTCCACGAAACCGCCACCAAGCACGGCAAGCGGGTCCAGGCCCTGGGCGGGGCGAAGAACCACGCCATTATCCTGCCCGACGCCGACCTGGACAACGCCGCCGACCACCTCGCCGCTGCCGCTTTCGGCTCCGCCGGTGAACGCTGCATGGCCATCTCCGTCGCCGTCGCCGTCGGTGACGCCGCGGACCTGCTGGTCAAGAAAGTCGAAGAACGCGCCTTGGCCGTGAAGGTCAACAACGGCACCGAACCCGACGCCGAAATGGGCCCGGTCATCACCCCCGCCTCCAAGGAACGCATCGTACGGATCGTCACCGAGGCCGAAACCGCCGGCGCCGCCATGGTCGTTGACGGCCGCGACCTGGTGGTCCCCGGCCACGAAGACGGCTTCTGGGTAGGCCCCACCGTGCTCGACCACGTCAAGACCGAAATGAGCGCCTACACCGAGGAAATCTTCGGCCCCGTCCTCGTGGTGGTCCGCGTGGACACCCTTGAGGACGGCATCACGCTCATCAACGCCAACCCCTACGGCAACGGCACTGCCATCTTCACCTCCTCCGGTGCCGCAGCCCGCAAGTTCCAGCGTTCGGTGACTGTGGGCATGATCGGCATCAACGTGCCCCTCCCGGTGCCGGTGGCCTACCACTCCTTCGGCGGCTGGAAGGCCTCCCTCTTCGGCGACAAGCACATTTACGGACCCGAAGGCGTATCCTTCTACACCCGCGGCAAGGTGGTCACCTCCCGCTGGCCCGAAACCCACCACGCCTCCGGCGCCTCCTACAACTTCCCCTCCAACTAA